One part of the Longimicrobium sp. genome encodes these proteins:
- a CDS encoding response regulator gives MKPATVLLVEDDDATAYWVRRILAHHGTHDGGAPHVLRAASLAEALREVRRADCVLVDLTLPDSRGIETFLALHHAAPSVPVVVLTSLRDEELGAEAVRLGAQDFLSKDSAPEQISRALRFALLRGRWQGAVDEAARLEAVLDSISDAYLAVDGGGRLTYANRAAERLFGVAREDAAGHPLAEGIPALAGTRTLAALLRHADEPAALEECLPGIGRWVEVRLFPSPAGTTAYLRDTTERRRTEEALQEAQRFTAGLLSNLPGMAYRCANDPQWTMEFASEGAKELTGYAPDALVGPGAVAYADLIHPADRERVWEEVQAAVQQGRHFELSYRIVTAGGGEKWVWEQGRGVRDVDGKTRAVEGFITDTTRQKALEEQLRQAQKMDAVGRLAGGIAHDFNNLLTAIKGTAALMLLDLAPGDPLREDAESIGEVVDRAAGLARQLLAFGRGHVVRRETVDLNGVVRETGKMLRRLIPSGIELTTVLTEDLAPVNADGGQLEQVLVNLVLNARDAMPDGGTVIVETMHVEVDAWPRDWATGLAPGAYVMLAVHDTGTGIDAQTQERIFDPFFTTKEVGKGTGLGLSIVYGIVQQSGGALRVFSRPGAGTTFRVIFPRAGAPPRPRTPEPPPTVPGTWSGTVLLVDDEPAVRRTTRRLLERTGFTVLEAGNGEEALTRARAHPGPLALVVTDVVMPQMGGPVLAAQLARERPATPVLYVSGYSRENAFPGGSAGAQGRFLHKPFTVEGLMEAVEALLGKGSPEG, from the coding sequence ATGAAGCCGGCAACCGTCCTGCTCGTCGAAGACGACGACGCGACGGCGTACTGGGTCCGCCGCATCCTGGCGCACCACGGCACCCACGATGGCGGAGCGCCGCACGTGCTGCGCGCGGCGTCCTTGGCCGAAGCGCTCCGCGAGGTGCGCCGGGCCGACTGCGTCCTGGTGGACCTGACGCTCCCCGACTCGCGGGGGATCGAAACCTTTCTGGCGCTCCACCACGCGGCCCCCAGCGTCCCCGTGGTCGTCCTTACCTCGCTGCGCGACGAGGAGCTGGGGGCGGAGGCGGTGCGGTTGGGGGCGCAGGACTTCCTCTCCAAGGACTCGGCGCCGGAGCAGATCTCGCGCGCCCTGCGCTTCGCCCTGCTGCGCGGCCGCTGGCAGGGGGCGGTGGACGAGGCGGCGCGGCTGGAGGCGGTGCTGGACAGCATCTCCGACGCGTACCTGGCGGTGGACGGCGGCGGGCGGCTCACCTACGCCAACCGCGCGGCGGAGCGGCTCTTTGGCGTCGCCCGTGAAGATGCGGCGGGGCATCCGCTGGCGGAGGGGATCCCCGCGCTGGCCGGGACGCGCACCCTCGCCGCGCTCCTGCGCCACGCGGACGAGCCCGCGGCGCTGGAGGAGTGCCTTCCCGGCATCGGCCGCTGGGTGGAGGTGAGGCTCTTCCCCTCGCCCGCGGGGACAACGGCGTACCTGCGCGACACCACGGAGAGGCGGCGCACGGAGGAGGCGCTGCAGGAGGCGCAGCGCTTCACGGCGGGGCTCCTCAGCAACCTTCCCGGGATGGCGTACCGCTGCGCCAACGATCCGCAGTGGACGATGGAGTTCGCCAGCGAGGGCGCCAAGGAGCTGACCGGCTACGCGCCCGACGCGCTGGTGGGCCCCGGGGCCGTCGCGTACGCCGATCTCATCCACCCCGCCGACCGGGAGCGGGTGTGGGAGGAGGTGCAGGCCGCCGTCCAGCAGGGACGCCACTTCGAGCTGAGCTACCGCATCGTCACCGCGGGCGGGGGCGAGAAGTGGGTGTGGGAGCAGGGGCGCGGCGTACGCGACGTGGACGGGAAGACGCGGGCCGTGGAGGGCTTCATCACCGATACCACGCGGCAGAAGGCGCTGGAGGAGCAGCTTCGTCAGGCGCAGAAGATGGACGCCGTGGGGCGGCTGGCCGGCGGGATCGCGCACGACTTCAACAACCTGCTCACCGCCATCAAGGGCACCGCCGCGCTCATGCTCCTCGACCTCGCCCCCGGCGACCCGCTGCGCGAGGACGCGGAGTCGATCGGTGAGGTGGTGGACCGGGCGGCGGGGCTGGCGCGGCAGCTCCTTGCATTCGGCCGTGGCCACGTGGTGCGCCGAGAGACGGTGGACCTCAACGGCGTGGTGCGGGAGACGGGGAAGATGCTCCGCCGCCTAATCCCCAGCGGCATCGAGCTCACCACGGTGCTCACCGAGGATCTCGCCCCCGTGAACGCGGATGGCGGCCAGCTGGAGCAGGTGCTGGTGAACCTCGTCCTCAACGCCCGCGACGCCATGCCGGACGGCGGCACCGTGATCGTGGAGACGATGCACGTGGAGGTGGACGCCTGGCCGCGCGATTGGGCCACGGGCCTGGCGCCGGGCGCGTACGTGATGCTCGCGGTGCACGACACCGGCACCGGCATCGACGCGCAGACGCAGGAGCGCATCTTCGACCCGTTCTTCACCACCAAGGAGGTGGGGAAGGGGACGGGGCTGGGGCTTTCCATCGTGTACGGGATCGTGCAGCAGAGCGGCGGCGCGCTGCGCGTCTTCAGCCGCCCCGGCGCGGGGACAACCTTTCGCGTGATCTTTCCGCGCGCCGGGGCGCCCCCCCGCCCGCGCACGCCGGAGCCGCCCCCCACCGTCCCCGGCACGTGGAGCGGCACGGTGCTCCTGGTGGACGACGAGCCCGCCGTGCGCCGCACAACCCGCCGTCTGCTGGAGCGCACGGGCTTCACCGTCCTGGAAGCGGGCAACGGCGAGGAAGCGCTCACCCGGGCCCGCGCGCACCCCGGCCCCCTCGCCCTGGTGGTGACGGACGTGGTGATGCCGCAGATGGGCGGCCCGGTCCTGGCCGCGCAGCTTGCCCGCGAGCGCCCCGCCACGCCGGTCCTCTACGTCTCCGGCTACTCCCGCGAGAACGCCTTCCCTGGCGGCAGCGCAGGCGCGCAGGGCCGCTTCCTCCACAAGCCGTTCACGGTGGAGGGGTTGATGGAGGCGGTGGAGGCGTTGCTGGGGAAGGGAAGCCCAGAGGGGTAG
- a CDS encoding sigma-54 dependent transcriptional regulator, which produces MARSVLLVDDDPSVLRVLRRYFERGGWETFQALSGEDGVRTFEAHLPDLVLLDVNLPGISGLHVLEVLISRGATVVMLTGQAEVGTAVEAMRAGAEGFLTKPVDLDHLGAAAERAVEKVELRRANHTLAERVVEQGRAGTLGSSPRMRELTRQVELLASSKDTTLLLQGESGTGKSWVAQLTHGLSPRARSAFVEINCAGLSATFLDSELFGHEKGAFTDAREMKRGLFEVADRGTLFLDEIGDLSSDLQPKLLRVLETRTFRRLGGTREIQVDVRLIAATNKDLAAEVRAGRFREDLFYRLSVFPLTIPPLRERSREDVLELVLEALRQLHLRHPASPDRLSDRALDLLLGYAWPGNVRELRNVLERALVLSPGDDVIGPEHLPEALRAPGAPRAARLDSTVLTLEEVERQHIERTLYLSEGNRTLAAQRLAISRATLHAKIKQYGLERVGRDEEATA; this is translated from the coding sequence ATGGCACGTTCCGTACTCCTGGTAGACGACGATCCTTCGGTGCTGCGCGTGCTGCGGCGCTACTTCGAACGCGGCGGCTGGGAGACCTTCCAGGCGCTCAGCGGCGAAGACGGGGTGCGCACCTTCGAGGCGCACCTCCCCGACCTGGTGCTGCTGGACGTGAACCTTCCCGGCATCAGCGGCCTGCACGTGCTGGAGGTGCTCATCTCGCGCGGCGCCACGGTGGTGATGCTCACCGGCCAGGCCGAGGTGGGGACCGCCGTGGAGGCGATGCGCGCCGGCGCGGAGGGCTTCCTCACCAAGCCGGTGGACCTAGACCACCTGGGCGCCGCCGCCGAGCGCGCGGTGGAAAAGGTGGAGCTGCGCCGCGCCAACCACACCCTGGCCGAGCGTGTGGTGGAGCAGGGGCGCGCCGGCACGCTGGGCAGCTCGCCGCGGATGCGCGAGCTGACTCGGCAGGTGGAGCTCCTCGCCTCGTCAAAGGACACCACGCTCCTGCTGCAGGGGGAGAGCGGCACCGGTAAGAGCTGGGTGGCGCAGCTCACGCACGGGCTCAGCCCGCGGGCGCGCTCGGCATTCGTGGAGATCAACTGCGCGGGGCTCTCCGCCACCTTTCTGGATTCCGAGCTGTTCGGGCACGAGAAGGGCGCCTTCACCGACGCGCGCGAGATGAAGCGCGGCCTCTTCGAGGTGGCGGACCGCGGGACGCTCTTCCTCGACGAGATCGGCGACCTGTCGTCCGACCTGCAGCCCAAGCTGCTGCGGGTGCTGGAGACGCGCACCTTTCGCCGGCTGGGCGGCACGCGCGAGATCCAGGTGGACGTGCGCCTCATCGCGGCCACCAACAAGGATCTTGCGGCCGAGGTGCGTGCGGGGCGTTTCCGCGAAGACCTCTTCTACCGCCTCTCCGTCTTCCCGCTCACCATCCCGCCGCTGCGCGAGAGGTCGCGCGAAGACGTGCTGGAGCTGGTGCTGGAGGCGCTCAGGCAGCTTCACCTGCGCCACCCCGCATCGCCGGACCGGCTGAGCGACCGCGCGCTGGACCTGCTGCTGGGCTACGCCTGGCCGGGAAACGTCCGCGAGCTGCGGAACGTGCTGGAGCGCGCCCTCGTCCTCTCGCCGGGCGACGACGTCATCGGCCCGGAGCACCTCCCGGAGGCGCTGCGGGCCCCCGGCGCTCCCCGCGCGGCGCGGCTGGACAGCACCGTCCTCACCCTGGAAGAGGTGGAGCGGCAGCACATCGAGCGCACGCTCTACCTGTCCGAGGGGAACCGCACGCTGGCGGCGCAGCGGCTCGCCATCTCCCGCGCCACGCTGCACGCCAAGATCAAGCAGTACGGGCTGGAGCGGGTGGGGCGCGACGAGGAGGCTACCGCGTGA
- a CDS encoding HD domain-containing phosphohydrolase codes for MMLNGRIMIVSDRKQVIAELEPIVRRGSHLALTVPDAREALRSLEQGLVPDLIISDLGSSTAHESAEYLSRFRHINRAGAHLVIVDEGAEAPPADSTIPLRRPFRDGEVQWAIEAAVGRIAEEVVALRGQVCREMEEMRHGMRELRRDVVTALAGTIAARDPYMHGHSVRVAALARRVAEAMGIAPADVELLEFASLLHEIGKVVVPLELLHKTGPLSADELEQIRAHARAGARIVEGVASLRGAARLIEHHTVPYDALHPALDSDSAEFLLAGILHVADAYDAMTSPRAYRGALDHDYCARTLEAGSGTRFHPAVVEMLLRITR; via the coding sequence ATGATGCTCAACGGCAGGATCATGATCGTGAGCGACCGCAAGCAGGTGATCGCCGAGCTGGAGCCCATCGTGCGCCGCGGGAGCCACCTGGCGCTCACCGTGCCCGACGCGCGCGAGGCGCTGCGCTCGCTGGAACAGGGGCTGGTTCCCGACCTGATCATCTCCGACCTGGGCTCGTCGACGGCGCACGAGAGCGCGGAGTACCTGAGCCGCTTCCGCCACATCAACCGCGCAGGCGCGCACCTGGTGATCGTGGACGAGGGGGCCGAAGCGCCGCCCGCCGACAGCACCATCCCGCTCCGCCGCCCCTTCCGCGACGGCGAGGTGCAGTGGGCGATCGAGGCGGCGGTGGGGAGGATCGCAGAAGAAGTGGTGGCGCTGCGCGGGCAGGTGTGCCGCGAGATGGAGGAGATGCGCCACGGGATGCGCGAGCTGCGCCGCGACGTGGTGACGGCGCTGGCGGGCACCATCGCCGCGCGCGACCCGTACATGCATGGGCACTCGGTGCGCGTGGCCGCCCTCGCCCGCCGCGTGGCCGAGGCGATGGGGATCGCGCCGGCCGACGTGGAGCTGCTGGAGTTCGCCTCGCTGCTGCACGAGATCGGCAAGGTGGTGGTACCGCTGGAGCTCCTGCACAAGACCGGCCCGCTGAGCGCGGACGAGCTGGAGCAGATCCGCGCCCACGCCCGCGCCGGCGCCCGCATCGTGGAGGGGGTGGCGTCGCTACGCGGAGCGGCGCGCCTCATCGAGCACCACACCGTCCCCTACGACGCGCTGCACCCCGCGCTGGACTCCGACTCCGCCGAGTTCCTCCTCGCCGGCATCCTGCACGTGGCCGACGCCTACGACGCCATGACCTCGCCGCGCGCCTACCGCGGCGCGCTCGACCACGATTACTGCGCGCGCACCCTGGAGGCCGGGAGCGGCACCCGTTTCCACCCCGCCGTGGTGGAGATGCTGCTGAGAATCACGCGGTAG